Proteins found in one Roseovarius pelagicus genomic segment:
- a CDS encoding LysR family transcriptional regulator, with product MPPVTHLKSLQALELAIREGSLKAAARRLGITPAAVGQRIRALEDYLGSDLLLRARSGLRPTAQLEQALDDLHHAFSALERVTETLDFQRVSEIHIVADPDWSELWLAPRLPAFRDQYPNILFCINGAGDVPLRLGTPDLRITYGGGDGAPLFRDVFLPVTGPDNTRRIADWDPVLQMEGMPLLHLQLQRDDPSCPGWPEWFAQYGHRESGPDRGVHYKHARHALEAVRQNVGFLICGLSLTLPDLDSGRVVTPFAITHHIPAPHPYRLNQRSSAESRPQVQCFVTWLMKQARETQTQIDEMTT from the coding sequence ATGCCACCTGTCACGCATCTCAAATCGCTTCAGGCGCTCGAATTGGCAATCCGAGAAGGCTCGCTCAAAGCAGCGGCCCGACGGCTGGGCATCACACCTGCTGCTGTCGGGCAGCGAATTCGGGCGCTGGAGGACTATCTCGGTTCTGATCTGCTGCTGCGCGCACGCTCTGGGTTACGTCCCACCGCGCAACTGGAACAGGCGCTCGACGATTTGCACCATGCGTTTTCAGCGCTTGAGCGGGTGACCGAAACACTCGATTTCCAGCGGGTCAGCGAAATCCACATCGTCGCAGACCCCGATTGGAGCGAACTGTGGCTCGCCCCGCGCCTGCCCGCGTTTCGCGACCAGTACCCAAACATCCTGTTTTGCATCAATGGCGCGGGCGATGTCCCGCTCCGGCTGGGCACACCGGATTTGCGCATCACTTATGGGGGCGGTGATGGTGCGCCTCTCTTTCGTGACGTGTTCCTGCCTGTGACCGGCCCGGACAACACGCGACGAATTGCCGATTGGGACCCGGTGCTGCAGATGGAAGGCATGCCGCTGTTACATCTTCAGTTGCAGCGCGACGACCCATCCTGTCCCGGATGGCCTGAATGGTTTGCGCAATATGGGCATCGCGAGTCCGGCCCTGACCGCGGTGTGCATTACAAACACGCGCGCCACGCGCTAGAGGCTGTGCGCCAGAATGTGGGCTTCCTGATATGCGGCCTGTCACTGACCCTACCTGATCTTGATAGCGGACGCGTTGTCACGCCGTTTGCCATAACGCATCACATCCCTGCTCCGCACCCCTACCGCCTGAACCAGCGCAGCAGTGCCGAGAGCCGTCCACAGGTTCAATGCTTTGTCACCTGGC
- a CDS encoding DUF4242 domain-containing protein yields the protein MKRYMIERDIPGIGEFSVTELCGAARASNQALATIGPNIQWVHSYVAGEKTFCVYLAKSDDEIRKHADISGIPVSKITEVSQIIDPLTANN from the coding sequence ATGAAACGCTACATGATCGAACGCGACATACCGGGGATTGGCGAGTTTTCCGTGACCGAACTTTGCGGAGCCGCACGGGCCTCAAACCAAGCATTGGCAACGATCGGCCCCAATATTCAGTGGGTTCATTCCTATGTCGCCGGGGAAAAGACGTTTTGTGTATATCTTGCGAAGAGTGATGACGAGATTAGGAAACACGCGGATATCAGCGGTATTCCCGTCTCGAAAATTACCGAGGTTTCGCAAATCATCGATCCGTTGACCGCAAACAACTAA
- a CDS encoding MaoC family dehydratase, which yields MLDNLPRGTITIEEIEMGMVRHLQKVVTDEDIEMFAQVSTDRNPVHLDDDYARDTIFEGRIAHGMLTAGLISAVIGEQLPGHGTVYMGQSLKFLGPVRPGDMVRAEVEVIGIDPAKRRVQLDCRCTVNGKKVLIGEATVLAPSSRFD from the coding sequence ATGTTGGACAATCTGCCCCGCGGAACCATCACCATCGAAGAAATCGAAATGGGTATGGTCCGCCATCTGCAAAAGGTGGTGACGGACGAAGACATCGAAATGTTCGCGCAGGTTTCCACCGACCGGAACCCGGTTCATCTGGATGATGATTATGCCCGTGACACGATTTTCGAGGGTCGCATCGCACATGGCATGCTGACCGCCGGCCTGATTTCAGCAGTGATCGGCGAACAACTGCCCGGTCACGGCACTGTCTACATGGGCCAAAGCCTGAAGTTTCTCGGTCCCGTGCGTCCCGGCGATATGGTCCGCGCCGAGGTCGAAGTGATCGGCATCGACCCAGCCAAACGTCGTGTGCAGCTTGATTGTCGTTGCACAGTGAACGGCAAGAAGGTTCTGATTGGCGAGGCAACGGTTTTGGCGCCCTCGAGCAGATTCGACTAG
- a CDS encoding TIGR01459 family HAD-type hydrolase, with translation MTQIIQSLSEISDRYEALFVDLWGCLHNGVTAFPDAVAAMQTYRAKGGKVVLVTNSPKPRAGVAEQLVQFGVPEDAYDTIATSGDSARTAMFRGVVGSSVYFMGEWARDAGFFEPIGIVGDPAPITRVPLTEAEGIVCCGPFDPMADPSENRADFLYAKQKGLKLLCANPDIVVDRGDRREWCAGALARLYTEMGGESLYFGKPHPPIYDLARRRLTELGKDVGNTAILAIGDGALTDIRGAMGEDIDSLFISGGLAAKETRTVEQPDPDALSHYLKKEMSNPTYAIGHLR, from the coding sequence ATGACCCAGATCATCCAATCGCTCTCAGAGATTTCAGACCGCTACGAGGCGCTCTTCGTCGATCTCTGGGGATGTTTGCACAACGGCGTCACCGCCTTTCCGGATGCTGTCGCGGCAATGCAAACCTATCGAGCCAAGGGTGGCAAGGTGGTGCTGGTCACCAACTCTCCTAAACCGCGGGCCGGGGTTGCAGAACAACTGGTGCAATTTGGCGTGCCAGAGGACGCCTATGACACCATCGCCACCTCTGGCGATTCCGCGCGCACCGCCATGTTCCGGGGCGTCGTGGGTTCATCGGTTTACTTCATGGGAGAATGGGCCCGTGATGCAGGGTTCTTTGAGCCCATCGGTATCGTGGGTGATCCTGCCCCGATCACCCGCGTTCCGCTGACCGAGGCCGAGGGTATTGTTTGCTGCGGCCCGTTCGATCCGATGGCTGACCCGTCCGAAAACCGCGCCGATTTTCTCTACGCCAAGCAGAAGGGGCTGAAACTGCTCTGCGCCAACCCTGATATCGTCGTGGATCGTGGCGACCGTCGCGAATGGTGCGCGGGCGCATTGGCGCGCCTCTATACCGAAATGGGCGGCGAGAGCCTGTATTTTGGCAAGCCGCATCCGCCGATTTACGATCTGGCCCGTCGCCGTCTGACCGAGCTAGGCAAGGACGTTGGCAATACGGCGATTCTTGCCATCGGTGACGGGGCGCTGACTGATATCCGCGGTGCGATGGGCGAAGATATCGATTCGCTCTTCATCTCGGGCGGGCTCGCCGCGAAAGAGACACGAACCGTCGAACAGCCTGACCCTGACGCCCTAAGCCATTATTTAAAAAAAGAAATGTCTAACCCAACCTATGCGATCGGGCATCTGCGCTGA
- a CDS encoding manganese-dependent inorganic pyrophosphatase encodes MTTLVFGHKSPDTDSTGSAILWAWYLNEIKGGDAEAVLLGEPNTEAAFLLKHWELPKPRIIEDVEAGQICVVVDTNNPAELPASINDADVRAIIDHHRIVGGLETKGPIDMTVRPLACTATIMVDLMGDDAAKMPDWAKGTALTCILSDTLEFRSPTTTDHDRHVAEQLANDLGINIGDYAAQMFAAKSDVSAFSDAELLRMDSKEFDLDGTKFRVSVLETTAPAAILDRKDSLMASMGDVAREDGVDQVLLFIVDILNEEATLLVPNDMVKAIAEKSFAADVSGDAVVLPGIMSRKKQIIPNLKL; translated from the coding sequence ATGACAACGCTCGTTTTTGGCCATAAATCTCCTGACACCGACAGCACAGGATCGGCGATCCTGTGGGCGTGGTATCTGAACGAAATCAAAGGCGGGGATGCCGAGGCCGTTCTGCTGGGCGAACCAAACACCGAGGCTGCTTTCCTGCTGAAACATTGGGAACTGCCCAAACCACGGATCATCGAGGACGTGGAGGCAGGACAGATTTGCGTCGTGGTGGACACCAACAACCCGGCCGAGTTGCCCGCATCGATCAACGACGCAGACGTGCGGGCAATTATCGACCATCACCGCATTGTCGGCGGATTGGAGACCAAAGGCCCGATCGACATGACAGTGCGCCCGCTGGCCTGCACTGCAACAATCATGGTTGACCTGATGGGCGATGACGCGGCGAAGATGCCCGATTGGGCTAAAGGCACCGCACTGACCTGCATCCTCAGCGACACGCTGGAATTCCGCAGCCCGACCACCACCGACCACGACCGCCATGTGGCTGAGCAACTGGCCAACGATCTGGGGATCAACATCGGCGACTACGCCGCCCAGATGTTTGCAGCGAAATCCGACGTTTCGGCGTTCTCCGACGCCGAATTACTGCGGATGGACAGCAAGGAGTTTGATCTGGATGGCACCAAATTCCGGGTTTCGGTACTGGAAACGACTGCACCAGCCGCCATACTGGATCGCAAGGACAGCCTTATGGCATCCATGGGCGATGTCGCACGTGAGGACGGCGTCGATCAGGTCCTGCTCTTCATCGTGGATATCCTTAACGAAGAAGCGACGCTGCTGGTCCCCAACGACATGGTAAAAGCCATCGCCGAGAAATCTTTTGCTGCTGACGTGTCCGGCGACGCCGTGGTTCTGCCCGGCATCATGAGCCGCAAGAAACAGATCATCCCCAATCTGAAGTTGTAG
- a CDS encoding TraB/GumN family protein: protein MKLSCCLLSCLLLLPLPAAARCKGSDLIDALSDGQRAALEQAAEATPYAEGLLWRATRGDTRITLFGTYHFEHAQTQTHLAALEPMIKAADLVYLEMSKADEKRLGRQMASDPSLMFITEGPTLPDLLGDEDWQTLSDELSRRGFPSFLAAKFKPIWASMMLGIGPCEARSGALEAAGIDSLIGEHAMQLGHETRSLEDAATVLTLLDGFPLEDQLDAIRLFLHWNVDPDDVAYTLRERYLAQQIALIWEYSRLVSLEGGGPEAEASFALSEQVLLTDRNLAWADLLASNAVQGDVLVAAGAAHLPGDFGVLNLLAQRGFVISRLPFQQ, encoded by the coding sequence TTGAAACTTTCCTGTTGTCTCTTGTCCTGCCTCCTGTTGCTACCCCTCCCGGCCGCAGCGCGCTGCAAGGGTTCTGATCTGATCGATGCCCTATCCGATGGCCAGCGGGCTGCTCTGGAGCAGGCCGCAGAAGCCACCCCCTATGCCGAAGGTCTTTTATGGCGCGCAACCCGAGGCGATACCCGCATCACGCTCTTTGGCACCTATCATTTTGAACATGCCCAGACACAAACCCATCTGGCCGCCCTCGAACCCATGATCAAGGCTGCCGACCTCGTCTATCTGGAAATGTCGAAAGCCGATGAAAAGCGGCTGGGACGACAGATGGCCTCGGATCCGTCCTTGATGTTCATCACCGAGGGTCCAACGCTGCCCGATCTGCTGGGCGACGAGGACTGGCAGACACTGTCGGATGAGCTATCACGACGCGGCTTCCCATCCTTTCTTGCAGCAAAGTTCAAGCCGATCTGGGCGTCGATGATGCTGGGTATTGGTCCTTGCGAGGCCCGCTCGGGCGCGCTTGAGGCAGCGGGGATCGATTCGCTGATCGGCGAACATGCGATGCAGTTGGGACACGAGACCAGATCGCTCGAAGATGCCGCGACGGTCCTGACCCTGCTCGATGGATTCCCGCTGGAGGACCAACTGGACGCGATCCGACTGTTTTTGCACTGGAATGTCGATCCCGACGATGTGGCCTACACCCTGCGCGAGCGGTATCTGGCACAGCAAATCGCGCTGATCTGGGAATATTCCCGCCTGGTTTCGTTAGAGGGCGGCGGCCCCGAGGCTGAAGCGAGCTTTGCCTTGTCCGAACAGGTTCTGCTGACCGACCGAAACCTTGCCTGGGCTGACTTGCTGGCAAGCAACGCAGTGCAGGGAGATGTTCTGGTCGCCGCCGGTGCCGCCCACCTGCCCGGCGACTTTGGTGTGCTGAACCTTTTGGCACAGCGCGGTTTTGTCATCTCCCGGCTGCCGTTTCAACAATAG
- a CDS encoding co-chaperone GroES: protein MAFKPLHDRVLVRRVEGEEKTKGGLIIPDSAKEKPSEGEIVACGDGARKDSGELIEMAVAAGDRVLFGKWSGTEITIDGEELLIMKESDILGKMA from the coding sequence ATGGCATTTAAACCGCTACATGACCGCGTGCTTGTCCGCCGCGTTGAAGGCGAAGAAAAAACCAAAGGCGGGCTGATCATTCCCGACAGCGCCAAAGAAAAGCCCAGTGAAGGCGAAATCGTCGCTTGCGGCGACGGCGCGCGCAAGGACAGCGGCGAACTGATCGAGATGGCTGTTGCCGCTGGCGATCGCGTCCTGTTCGGCAAGTGGTCCGGCACAGAAATCACCATCGACGGTGAAGAGCTGCTGATCATGAAAGAGAGCGACATTCTGGGCAAAATGGCCTGA
- the groL gene encoding chaperonin GroEL (60 kDa chaperone family; promotes refolding of misfolded polypeptides especially under stressful conditions; forms two stacked rings of heptamers to form a barrel-shaped 14mer; ends can be capped by GroES; misfolded proteins enter the barrel where they are refolded when GroES binds) — protein sequence MAAKDVKFDTDARNKMLRGVNILADAVKVTLGPKGRNVVLDKSFGAPRITKDGVSVAKEIELEDKFENMGAQMVKEVASRTNDEAGDGTTTATVLAQAIVKEGMKSVAAGMNPMDLKRGIDLATAKVVEAIKAAARPVSDSAEVAQVGTISANGEAEIGQQIADAMQKVGNEGVITVEENKGLETETDVVEGMQFDRGYLSPYFVTNPDKMVADLEDCIILLHEKKLSSLQPMVPLLEQVIQSQKPLLIIAEDVEGEALATLVVNKLRGGLKIAAVKAPGFGDRRKAMLQDIAILTGGQVISEDLGMKLESVTMDMLGSAKKITITKDETTIVDGAGEKAEIEARVAQIRNQIEETTSDYDREKLQERVAKLAGGVAVIRVGGMTETEVKERKDRVDDALNATRAAVQEGIVVGGGVALVQAGKTLEGMTGDNNDQTVGIGIVRKALEAPLRQIAENAGVDGSVVAGKIRESSDAKFGFNAQTEEYGDMFKFGVIDPAKVVRHALQDAASIGGLLITTEAMVADKPAKEGAGGAGGGMPDMGGMGGMM from the coding sequence ATGGCTGCTAAAGACGTCAAATTCGATACCGATGCCCGCAACAAAATGCTGCGCGGCGTGAACATCCTGGCCGACGCGGTCAAGGTTACGCTGGGCCCCAAAGGCCGCAACGTGGTTCTGGACAAGTCGTTCGGCGCACCGCGCATCACCAAAGACGGTGTGTCGGTTGCCAAAGAGATCGAGCTGGAAGACAAGTTCGAGAACATGGGCGCGCAGATGGTCAAAGAAGTGGCCAGCCGCACCAATGACGAAGCCGGCGACGGCACCACGACCGCGACGGTTCTGGCTCAGGCCATCGTCAAGGAAGGCATGAAATCGGTTGCAGCGGGCATGAACCCGATGGACCTGAAGCGCGGTATTGATCTGGCGACGGCGAAAGTTGTCGAAGCGATCAAAGCTGCAGCACGTCCCGTTTCGGACAGCGCCGAAGTTGCCCAAGTTGGCACCATCTCGGCAAATGGCGAAGCAGAAATCGGTCAGCAAATCGCGGACGCGATGCAGAAAGTCGGCAACGAGGGTGTCATCACCGTCGAAGAAAACAAAGGTCTGGAAACAGAGACCGATGTTGTCGAAGGCATGCAGTTCGACCGTGGCTACCTGAGCCCCTATTTCGTGACCAACCCGGACAAGATGGTTGCAGACCTCGAAGACTGCATCATCCTGCTGCACGAGAAAAAGCTCTCGTCGCTGCAGCCAATGGTTCCGCTGCTGGAGCAAGTTATCCAGTCGCAAAAACCTTTGCTGATCATTGCTGAAGACGTCGAGGGCGAAGCACTGGCCACTCTAGTCGTCAACAAGCTGCGCGGCGGCCTGAAAATCGCTGCTGTCAAAGCGCCTGGTTTCGGCGATCGCCGCAAAGCCATGCTGCAGGACATCGCAATTCTGACCGGCGGTCAGGTCATCAGCGAAGATCTGGGCATGAAGCTGGAGTCCGTCACGATGGACATGCTGGGTTCGGCTAAGAAAATCACCATCACCAAAGACGAAACAACCATCGTTGACGGTGCGGGCGAAAAAGCCGAGATCGAAGCGCGCGTCGCACAGATCCGCAACCAGATCGAAGAAACCACCAGCGACTATGACCGTGAGAAGCTGCAAGAACGCGTTGCCAAACTGGCAGGTGGTGTTGCTGTTATCCGCGTTGGCGGCATGACCGAAACCGAAGTCAAAGAGCGTAAAGACCGTGTCGATGACGCGCTGAACGCGACCCGCGCTGCCGTTCAAGAAGGTATCGTGGTCGGCGGCGGTGTTGCCCTCGTGCAAGCGGGCAAAACGCTCGAAGGCATGACCGGTGACAACAACGATCAGACTGTTGGTATTGGCATCGTCCGCAAGGCGCTGGAAGCGCCGCTGCGCCAGATCGCTGAAAACGCAGGTGTCGACGGTTCCGTTGTCGCAGGCAAAATTCGCGAAAGCAGTGACGCCAAGTTCGGCTTCAACGCGCAAACCGAAGAATATGGCGACATGTTCAAATTCGGTGTGATTGACCCTGCCAAAGTGGTGCGTCACGCGCTGCAGGATGCGGCCTCGATCGGTGGTCTTCTGATCACGACCGAAGCAATGGTTGCCGACAAGCCTGCCAAAGAAGGTGCCGGCGGTGCCGGTGGCGGCATGCCCGACATGGGCGGCATGGGCGGCATGATGTAA
- a CDS encoding GNAT family N-acetyltransferase codes for MLQTPEFSREMRRGEEDAVAELLTLAFDGDAEARLVAALRKSGAMAGEVVLPYQGGIVGYYALSQMREPTGWLCLAPVAIHPDWQGRGHGRRMIGMLTEWARLSKTSVVVLGQVPFYECAGFSAARARELVSPYPVEHTLLAGAGEDIPHGNLIYPLAFEKL; via the coding sequence ATGTTGCAGACCCCTGAATTCAGCCGAGAGATGCGGCGTGGTGAAGAAGACGCGGTGGCAGAACTGCTGACTCTGGCGTTTGACGGCGATGCAGAGGCGCGGCTTGTGGCTGCATTGCGTAAATCAGGGGCGATGGCGGGCGAGGTCGTCTTGCCATACCAGGGCGGTATCGTTGGCTACTACGCGTTATCGCAGATGCGTGAGCCTACAGGCTGGCTGTGTCTCGCTCCGGTAGCGATCCATCCTGACTGGCAGGGACGCGGACATGGGCGGCGTATGATCGGGATGCTGACCGAGTGGGCGCGGCTGAGCAAGACGAGTGTTGTCGTGCTGGGTCAGGTGCCGTTCTATGAATGCGCGGGGTTTAGCGCGGCGCGCGCGCGCGAGCTTGTTTCGCCGTATCCGGTTGAACATACTTTGTTGGCTGGCGCAGGTGAGGACATCCCACATGGGAATTTGATCTATCCGCTCGCATTTGAAAAACTCTGA
- a CDS encoding DMT family transporter → MRLVLLTTLTMVAFAANSVLNRMALAGGHIDAVSFAMIRLAGGAVALALLVLLTRGRLRFGGVGRMLGVVSLLIYLFGFSTAYTDLDAGLGALVLFGVVQITMFVGGLAAGESTPPRRWVGAALAFGGLIWLLWPGNSAEISLTHAAQMALAGVGWGLYSLAGRKSGDALMGTAANFVLAAPIGLAIGLMLPGMVDVSAVCNWGVALAIMCGAVTSGLGYALWYTVLPQLASSTAAVAQLTVPVIAMAGGAVLLGEMLTGQFVIAALLVLGGVMVSVSGGRR, encoded by the coding sequence ATGCGCCTCGTTCTTCTCACCACGTTGACGATGGTTGCCTTCGCCGCAAACTCTGTCCTGAATCGAATGGCGTTGGCAGGTGGTCATATTGATGCGGTGAGCTTTGCCATGATCCGCCTGGCGGGCGGCGCGGTCGCGCTGGCGTTGCTGGTTCTGCTCACGCGGGGGCGGCTGCGGTTCGGTGGGGTCGGGCGAATGCTGGGTGTCGTGTCACTTTTGATTTATCTCTTTGGGTTTTCAACGGCCTACACTGATCTGGATGCAGGTCTTGGGGCACTCGTCCTCTTTGGTGTGGTACAAATCACCATGTTCGTTGGGGGGCTGGCCGCCGGGGAATCCACGCCGCCACGGCGTTGGGTCGGGGCGGCGCTGGCGTTTGGCGGGCTGATCTGGCTGCTATGGCCGGGGAACAGCGCGGAAATCAGCCTGACCCACGCCGCACAAATGGCGTTGGCCGGGGTCGGCTGGGGCCTATATTCGCTGGCTGGTCGAAAAAGCGGCGACGCGTTGATGGGTACGGCCGCGAATTTTGTACTGGCTGCGCCAATCGGGTTGGCGATCGGACTGATGCTACCGGGCATGGTGGACGTATCGGCGGTGTGTAATTGGGGTGTCGCTCTGGCGATCATGTGCGGTGCAGTCACATCGGGTCTGGGCTACGCGCTATGGTACACAGTGTTGCCGCAACTGGCGTCATCCACTGCCGCCGTGGCGCAGCTGACAGTTCCGGTGATTGCGATGGCGGGAGGGGCGGTCCTGTTGGGCGAGATGCTGACGGGGCAGTTTGTTATTGCGGCCTTGCTGGTACTGGGGGGCGTGATGGTCTCGGTATCGGGCGGGCGGCGGTAA